Proteins co-encoded in one Candidatus Hydrogenedentota bacterium genomic window:
- a CDS encoding thioredoxin family protein, giving the protein MALTPSQMIPLGTKAPAFSLPDTVSGKVVSLSDFKEKHGLLVMFICNHCPYVKHIAPELAKIGRYYQDKGIGIVAISANDITTHPDDSPEKMKQEAMSRGYEFPYLYDESQEVAKAYSAACTPDLFLFDDHMKLVYRGQLDDSRPGNNIPVTGKDLRTALDALLLGNTMPGPQRPSIGCNIKWKRGNAPAYA; this is encoded by the coding sequence ATGGCACTCACACCATCCCAAATGATTCCGCTGGGCACGAAGGCGCCGGCGTTTTCGTTGCCCGATACCGTCTCCGGCAAGGTCGTGTCGTTGTCGGACTTCAAAGAAAAGCACGGGTTGCTGGTGATGTTCATCTGCAATCACTGCCCATACGTCAAGCACATCGCGCCCGAACTCGCAAAAATCGGACGATACTATCAGGACAAGGGAATCGGGATCGTGGCAATCAGCGCAAACGACATCACCACGCACCCCGACGACAGTCCGGAAAAAATGAAGCAGGAAGCGATGTCGCGCGGATACGAGTTTCCCTATCTCTACGACGAGTCGCAGGAAGTTGCGAAGGCGTACTCGGCCGCGTGCACGCCGGATCTCTTCTTATTCGATGACCACATGAAGCTGGTCTACCGCGGCCAGCTCGACGACAGCCGCCCCGGCAACAACATACCGGTGACCGGCAAAGACCTGCGCACGGCCCTCGATGCCCTGCTCCTCGGCAACACCATGCCCGGCCCACAACGCCCAAGCATCGGCTGCAACATCAAGTGGAAACGCGGCAACGCGCCCGCGTACGCCTAG
- a CDS encoding PIG-L family deacetylase — MGITAVAAFADSTELGDVALHQALLDLNTDLSLMCVAAHPDDEDGATLALYRKKYGVRTIAVIATRGEGGQNEIGPELYNDLGVIRTREMIRASKITGAELHFLNLPEFGFSKSPEEAFEVWGREETVRRLVRVIRLTQPTVIISNHGTQKDHGHHQAIGIALQEAFEAAGNASRFPELEAEGLMPWQAKDIYLRDWNPASKEARIDINQLDTIRGKTYAQIAAEALGEHKSQGMGFFIDFYLSGKVQPAYANRRKIIVEGPDFTGDKRVAPLMPQGLSELAPAPSLPLDSKQLEGLLRRTSELDSSTNQHVKDWNLSRRSRIAACAHEIQLSARLAADLAVAGQTVTVAVSVSDFGKRDITSANVGLEFAPWFGDASSNPVTLDLAQSRTASSLLTFAVPESAPKTVPEGEHLFDPHFLEPQVAAVARFNVAESEAPVELRVPLTLGIAPRVEANMINSPLLVRRKTIYEATMDVLVTNHAHEPAAGNVMLSVAPGFVPEATTIPYSLPIGGERIYSVRCKIGDNLEPRDYLVNVMVEGDTRNSFGVARLVDVAVPEGARVGVVQSYDDTFMSVLEKLGVPHEALTIEDFSQGKLDTFSAIIIDIRAYLVRPDLAANNAALLDYVSRGGTLMVNYQKTEEWKPYFAPYPITLSRNRVTREDAPVALLVPDHPVFTTPNPIQPEDWDGWIQERGLYFPSEWDEAYTPLIECNDPGESNPPGSLLVAKNGEGNYVYTALVLYRQIRELHPGALRLFSNLLALGTSR, encoded by the coding sequence TTGGGGATCACGGCCGTTGCCGCATTCGCGGATTCCACCGAACTGGGCGATGTGGCCCTCCACCAGGCGCTGCTCGATCTTAATACCGATTTGAGTCTCATGTGCGTGGCCGCGCACCCCGACGACGAGGACGGCGCGACGCTTGCACTGTACCGCAAGAAGTATGGCGTGCGCACGATTGCGGTTATCGCGACGCGCGGCGAGGGCGGCCAGAACGAGATCGGGCCGGAACTTTACAACGATCTGGGTGTGATCCGCACGCGCGAGATGATACGCGCCTCGAAAATCACCGGCGCCGAACTGCATTTTCTCAATCTTCCCGAGTTTGGGTTTTCAAAATCGCCGGAGGAAGCTTTCGAAGTATGGGGAAGGGAAGAAACCGTACGTCGACTCGTACGCGTCATTCGTCTTACGCAACCCACCGTGATTATTTCCAACCACGGCACGCAGAAAGATCACGGGCATCATCAGGCGATCGGGATCGCGTTACAGGAAGCATTCGAGGCGGCCGGCAACGCATCCAGATTTCCAGAGTTGGAAGCAGAAGGACTAATGCCTTGGCAAGCGAAGGATATCTACCTTCGCGACTGGAACCCCGCTTCAAAGGAAGCGCGGATCGACATTAATCAATTGGACACCATTCGCGGTAAGACGTATGCACAGATTGCGGCAGAAGCGTTGGGTGAACACAAATCCCAAGGCATGGGATTCTTTATCGATTTCTACCTGAGCGGAAAAGTTCAGCCCGCCTATGCAAACCGGCGCAAAATTATTGTAGAAGGGCCGGACTTTACGGGGGATAAACGTGTTGCCCCCCTCATGCCGCAAGGTCTGTCTGAACTCGCTCCGGCGCCGTCGCTGCCACTGGATTCAAAGCAACTCGAGGGGTTGCTTCGCCGGACTTCCGAGTTGGACAGCAGTACTAATCAACATGTAAAGGACTGGAACCTTTCGCGTCGCAGCCGCATCGCCGCATGCGCGCACGAAATTCAGTTAAGCGCCCGTCTCGCTGCCGATCTCGCGGTGGCCGGGCAGACTGTCACGGTCGCGGTCAGCGTATCGGATTTCGGCAAGCGCGATATTACCTCGGCGAATGTCGGTCTTGAATTTGCGCCATGGTTCGGCGATGCATCGTCCAATCCCGTGACGCTCGATTTGGCGCAGTCGCGCACGGCGTCGTCCCTGTTGACGTTTGCGGTGCCCGAATCCGCTCCCAAGACAGTTCCCGAAGGCGAACATCTTTTCGACCCGCATTTCCTGGAACCGCAGGTAGCCGCGGTGGCGCGCTTTAATGTCGCGGAATCGGAAGCGCCGGTGGAGTTGCGCGTTCCATTAACGCTAGGAATCGCGCCGCGTGTCGAGGCGAATATGATCAATTCACCGCTGCTCGTGCGGCGCAAGACCATCTACGAAGCCACGATGGACGTGTTGGTGACGAATCATGCGCACGAACCCGCAGCCGGAAACGTTATGTTGTCGGTCGCGCCGGGCTTTGTTCCTGAAGCAACGACGATTCCCTACAGCCTTCCCATCGGCGGCGAGCGCATTTACTCCGTGCGATGCAAGATTGGAGACAACCTTGAACCGCGCGACTATCTGGTCAACGTGATGGTCGAAGGCGACACGCGCAATTCCTTCGGCGTAGCGCGGCTGGTCGATGTCGCCGTGCCGGAAGGCGCGCGCGTCGGCGTTGTTCAAAGTTACGACGACACGTTTATGAGCGTGCTGGAAAAACTCGGGGTTCCGCACGAGGCGCTGACGATCGAGGATTTTTCGCAGGGGAAACTCGATACCTTTTCCGCGATTATCATCGACATCCGCGCGTACCTTGTGCGGCCCGATCTCGCGGCGAACAATGCGGCGCTGCTCGATTACGTATCGCGCGGCGGGACGCTCATGGTGAATTACCAAAAGACCGAGGAATGGAAGCCCTATTTTGCGCCGTATCCAATCACGCTGTCGCGGAACCGCGTGACGCGCGAAGATGCGCCGGTCGCACTGCTCGTCCCCGATCACCCGGTATTCACGACGCCAAACCCGATTCAACCCGAGGACTGGGACGGTTGGATTCAGGAGCGCGGGTTGTACTTCCCAAGCGAATGGGACGAGGCATATACGCCGCTCATTGAGTGCAACGATCCTGGTGAATCGAACCCGCCGGGTTCGCTTCTCGTCGCCAAAAACGGCGAGGGGAATTATGTGTACACCGCGCTGGTGCTCTACCGCCAGATTCGCGAACTTCATCCGGGTGCGCTGCGGCTCTTTTCAAACCTGCTCGCGCTCGGAACATCGCGCTAG
- a CDS encoding tyrosine-protein phosphatase gives MARSIARTIPVVFALAVIAGTQSCSILRSNLQTVEPGQFYRSGQMYGIELDAAIGWKEIKTVVNLRGENPDESWYSCEVAVCEQNDVAHHDLSWTMRRIPTPESLLQLIDWINSEPRPILVHCQAGVHRAAVASAVYRLLRGDSVEEAREEFGIFFMDAPIGALLDLYDESKPFEKWAREDYPAIYAAYTAE, from the coding sequence ATGGCCCGAAGTATAGCACGCACAATTCCAGTCGTTTTTGCGCTGGCTGTGATTGCAGGCACACAATCCTGCTCCATTCTTCGCAGCAACCTTCAAACTGTCGAGCCGGGTCAGTTCTACCGATCCGGCCAGATGTACGGTATCGAGTTGGACGCCGCAATCGGCTGGAAAGAAATCAAAACCGTCGTGAACCTGCGCGGCGAAAACCCGGACGAGTCGTGGTATTCGTGTGAGGTCGCCGTATGCGAGCAGAACGACGTCGCGCATCACGATCTTTCCTGGACGATGCGCCGCATCCCAACTCCCGAGTCGCTGCTGCAACTGATCGATTGGATCAATTCCGAACCCCGCCCTATTCTCGTCCACTGCCAGGCGGGCGTTCACCGCGCGGCGGTGGCATCCGCCGTCTACCGGTTGTTGCGCGGCGACAGCGTCGAAGAAGCGCGCGAGGAATTCGGCATTTTCTTCATGGACGCGCCAATTGGGGCACTGCTCGATCTGTACGACGAATCGAAACCGTTCGAAAAATGGGCGCGCGAGGATTATCCGGCGATTTACGCCGCCTACACGGCCGAATAG
- a CDS encoding protein kinase, with amino-acid sequence MPSRTNPEEAVPAEWNEGDVILGVYEVKRLLGRGGMGSVYQVHHRGWDMDLAVKWPKPEAIIARRGADLFERECETWVNLGLHPNITTCYYVRRLGGIPRVFAEFVAGGNLSFWVRHGKLYAGTSALERMLDILIQIAWGLRYAHSQGIVHLDIKSANVLMTPDGSAKVTDFGLARALHVATAPEDGEQSKRGGPRGTPVYNSPEQANREPLTLATDIWSWAVVALELFVGDVTWMAGPAALQALDGYLELGPESSRIPAMPERMVALLRRCFDESPAKRPTSMAEVIAELLKVYEDALGFPYARKQPEAQETSAERLNNRAVSLMDLGKKAEAIDTWERALRFEPAQAEAIYNLALARWRSGATTDQSIMRALRDLCRSRPTDWTAIYMFAQVRLERGDFDGALKMLRLIKGSATDGHEVRTAWNEAEANLDKARRLVREFGNDVTDVSALCLSGDGHIALTASAPEKGDGCVTVWDATTGEVRGTIGGHQGGVRCVALSADGIHVLTGGADGTARLSELATGDCAGVLRGHQGPVNAVMFSDDGRLMFTGGADGVVRAWDRATGEKRGKFVGHKREIKALCYGAHGQSFLSSGADNALIHWDLKQGTQLGAIHSFQSPLLSVAVSNDRRYLLAGTADGFLEYLDLNSGKRLGRRRGHSEPVTAVCLSKRGQFALTGGHKGKVRLWETSGHRCLFTYKAYAPVAISADGQLALTIGEKGGLKLWFVGFEMPIHHAPLMVCRA; translated from the coding sequence ATGCCGTCTCGAACGAATCCGGAGGAAGCCGTTCCCGCGGAGTGGAACGAGGGCGACGTCATTCTCGGGGTGTACGAGGTGAAGCGGCTGCTGGGGCGGGGCGGCATGGGCAGCGTGTACCAGGTACACCACCGCGGGTGGGACATGGACCTCGCGGTGAAGTGGCCGAAGCCGGAGGCCATCATTGCGCGGCGCGGCGCGGACCTGTTCGAGCGCGAGTGCGAGACGTGGGTCAACCTCGGCCTGCACCCGAACATCACGACGTGTTATTACGTGCGGCGTCTGGGCGGTATCCCGCGGGTGTTTGCGGAGTTCGTAGCCGGCGGCAATCTCTCGTTCTGGGTCCGGCACGGAAAACTGTACGCGGGGACGAGCGCACTCGAGCGGATGCTCGATATTCTCATTCAGATCGCATGGGGACTGCGGTACGCGCATTCGCAGGGGATCGTTCATCTCGATATCAAAAGCGCGAACGTATTGATGACGCCTGACGGCTCGGCGAAAGTCACGGACTTTGGGCTTGCGCGCGCGCTTCACGTGGCGACGGCGCCGGAGGACGGCGAGCAGTCTAAGCGCGGCGGACCGCGGGGGACGCCGGTCTACAACTCGCCCGAGCAGGCGAATCGCGAGCCGCTGACGTTGGCGACGGACATTTGGAGCTGGGCGGTCGTCGCGCTGGAACTGTTCGTGGGCGATGTGACGTGGATGGCGGGGCCCGCCGCGTTGCAGGCGCTCGATGGGTACCTCGAACTCGGCCCGGAATCGTCGCGCATACCCGCGATGCCGGAGCGTATGGTCGCGCTGTTGCGCCGGTGCTTCGACGAATCGCCGGCGAAGCGCCCGACAAGTATGGCGGAGGTTATCGCGGAATTGTTGAAGGTCTACGAGGATGCGCTCGGTTTTCCCTACGCGCGGAAACAGCCCGAAGCGCAGGAGACTTCGGCGGAGCGACTGAACAACCGCGCGGTTTCGCTGATGGACCTTGGGAAGAAAGCGGAAGCCATCGACACGTGGGAGCGCGCATTGCGTTTCGAGCCGGCGCAGGCGGAGGCGATTTACAACCTTGCGCTGGCGCGCTGGCGGTCGGGGGCGACGACCGACCAGTCGATTATGCGCGCGCTGCGCGACCTGTGCCGGTCGCGTCCGACGGATTGGACGGCGATCTACATGTTTGCGCAGGTGCGGTTGGAGCGGGGCGATTTCGATGGCGCACTAAAGATGCTGCGGCTAATCAAGGGCAGCGCGACAGACGGTCACGAAGTGCGCACGGCGTGGAATGAGGCGGAGGCAAACCTCGACAAAGCGCGGCGGCTGGTCAGGGAATTCGGCAACGACGTGACCGATGTGTCCGCGCTGTGCCTGAGTGGCGACGGTCATATCGCGCTTACCGCAAGCGCGCCCGAGAAGGGCGACGGGTGCGTGACTGTGTGGGACGCCACAACCGGGGAAGTGCGCGGGACGATCGGAGGGCATCAGGGAGGCGTGCGGTGCGTGGCCTTGAGCGCGGACGGCATCCACGTGCTGACCGGCGGCGCGGACGGCACGGCGCGGTTGTCCGAACTGGCGACGGGCGATTGCGCGGGCGTCTTGCGCGGGCACCAGGGTCCGGTGAATGCGGTGATGTTCAGCGACGACGGACGGCTCATGTTCACCGGTGGCGCTGACGGCGTCGTGCGCGCGTGGGACCGCGCGACGGGCGAGAAGCGGGGAAAATTTGTCGGGCACAAACGCGAGATCAAGGCGCTGTGTTACGGCGCGCATGGGCAGTCGTTTCTCAGTTCCGGCGCGGACAACGCGTTGATTCATTGGGACCTCAAGCAGGGCACGCAACTTGGCGCGATCCACAGCTTTCAGTCGCCCTTGCTGTCCGTGGCGGTGAGCAATGATCGGCGTTATCTGCTGGCCGGCACCGCGGATGGCTTTCTCGAGTACCTCGATCTGAACTCCGGCAAACGCCTCGGTCGGCGGCGCGGCCACAGTGAACCGGTGACGGCGGTGTGCCTGAGCAAGCGTGGGCAGTTCGCGCTAACCGGCGGGCACAAAGGAAAAGTGCGGCTATGGGAGACGTCGGGCCATCGCTGCCTTTTTACCTATAAGGCCTACGCCCCGGTTGCCATCAGCGCGGACGGACAACTCGCCCTGACGATCGGCGAAAAAGGCGGCCTCAAACTTTGGTTCGTCGGTTTTGAGATGCCCATCCACCATGCGCCGCTGATGGTGTGCCGGGCGTAA
- a CDS encoding TetR/AcrR family transcriptional regulator, with protein MSTADTNVESKSSRERILEVAVAMARKVGLEGLSIGALAKEVGMSKAGLFAHFGSKEELQLATFDAALARFTKRVLAPAEQTERGLPRLLQVIMDWISLTECARDQGGCFFYAVSAEFDGRPGAVRDRLVLASKQWLEWIQRQIVLAKERGHLLPDVDEIQLAFEIHAFEQQANWASQLLKQDDAFERARISVRERLRALATDKGKAILDAAVR; from the coding sequence ATGAGCACCGCGGACACGAACGTTGAATCAAAATCGTCGCGCGAACGCATACTCGAAGTTGCCGTCGCAATGGCGCGCAAGGTCGGGCTGGAAGGCCTCAGCATCGGCGCCCTCGCCAAGGAAGTAGGCATGAGCAAAGCGGGACTCTTCGCGCACTTCGGATCGAAAGAAGAATTGCAGCTCGCCACGTTCGACGCCGCGCTGGCGCGGTTCACCAAGCGCGTGCTCGCCCCGGCCGAACAAACCGAACGCGGCCTGCCGCGGCTGCTGCAAGTCATCATGGACTGGATTTCGCTGACGGAGTGCGCGCGCGATCAGGGCGGCTGTTTCTTCTACGCCGTGTCCGCGGAATTCGACGGACGCCCCGGCGCGGTGCGCGATCGCCTCGTCCTCGCCAGCAAGCAATGGCTCGAGTGGATTCAGCGCCAAATCGTGCTTGCAAAGGAGCGCGGCCACCTGCTGCCCGATGTCGACGAAATACAACTGGCGTTCGAGATTCACGCCTTCGAGCAGCAGGCAAACTGGGCGTCACAATTATTGAAACAGGACGACGCATTCGAGCGGGCAAGAATTTCCGTGCGGGAGCGGCTGCGCGCCCTCGCAACGGACAAGGGCAAGGCGATTCTGGACGCGGCCGTACGGTGA
- a CDS encoding DinB family protein, with amino-acid sequence MTTALELDITSLYPEQVRAMDYLRLRGTVAPIARIREQVASTFAKLEATLSEVPAGLRQVAPREGAWTIHEVLDHLVETHERAVIELRGLTAGKRPETEPIPPGLTSNNPFAASWQSLTDRLHRMHEDFLDAIGRADEATSLHVKAPVVMVVKVPDENGKPAPRAWTYELDWKAYAQAFRVHTIEHIEQIKRTIAAVQSEG; translated from the coding sequence ATGACAACTGCCCTGGAACTGGACATTACGAGCCTGTATCCCGAACAGGTGCGTGCGATGGACTATCTGCGGCTGCGCGGCACCGTCGCGCCAATCGCCCGCATCCGCGAGCAGGTAGCGTCGACCTTCGCAAAACTCGAGGCCACGCTCTCGGAGGTACCCGCCGGCCTGCGCCAAGTGGCCCCGCGCGAGGGCGCGTGGACGATTCACGAAGTGCTCGATCATCTTGTCGAGACGCACGAGCGCGCGGTAATCGAGCTGCGCGGTTTGACGGCGGGTAAACGCCCCGAAACCGAACCCATTCCGCCGGGACTAACCTCGAATAATCCGTTCGCCGCGTCGTGGCAGTCCCTGACCGACCGGCTTCACCGCATGCACGAAGATTTTCTCGATGCAATAGGCCGTGCGGACGAGGCCACATCGCTGCACGTGAAAGCGCCGGTCGTGATGGTGGTAAAAGTACCCGACGAGAACGGAAAGCCCGCGCCGAGAGCGTGGACGTACGAACTTGACTGGAAGGCTTACGCGCAGGCCTTTCGCGTCCACACGATCGAGCACATCGAACAAATCAAACGCACGATTGCCGCGGTTCAATCCGAAGGATAG
- a CDS encoding class I SAM-dependent RNA methyltransferase, producing MATLEITSLAHGGYGVGRVDGQVWFVAYGLPGDRVNVTETRRSKGVVWGRIEAIESPSPLRTAPMCPVFGTCGACTWLHFAYPAQLEWKERIVLDTLKRLGGVVPQEFARVEDADLRLGYRTRAEFHGDGWRRGFYAEGSHDIVDITQCPLCHPKLNEALARLREASVPGTVEVTINPEGEDVLFWTAKPNRRLSKVFPEAQSFASDDERSTFFFDGAPVVNGTFSQSSLLLNRTLRKQVHDALAGAGSVLDLFCGTGNFTLGLDAEVVGVDHNRASVGAAQAIGTHDYRVGSTADINRAIGEKSWDAIVLDPPRTGARDIVQRLAECGAGNIVYVSCDPATLARDAKALVTSGWTMQRAAIVDMFPHTAHIETVGVFARV from the coding sequence ATGGCTACCCTTGAAATCACGAGCCTTGCGCACGGCGGCTACGGCGTCGGCAGGGTCGACGGACAAGTCTGGTTCGTCGCTTATGGTCTGCCCGGCGATCGTGTAAATGTCACCGAGACCCGGCGCTCGAAGGGCGTCGTGTGGGGCCGGATCGAGGCGATCGAAAGCCCCTCGCCACTCCGGACAGCGCCCATGTGCCCGGTGTTCGGGACGTGCGGCGCATGTACCTGGCTCCACTTCGCATACCCGGCGCAGTTGGAATGGAAGGAACGCATTGTTCTCGACACGCTGAAGCGGTTGGGAGGCGTCGTTCCGCAAGAATTTGCGCGGGTCGAGGACGCGGACCTGCGTCTCGGCTACCGGACCCGCGCCGAGTTTCACGGTGACGGTTGGAGGCGGGGGTTCTACGCGGAAGGTTCGCACGACATTGTGGATATTACGCAGTGCCCGCTGTGCCACCCGAAATTGAACGAGGCACTTGCGCGGCTGCGCGAGGCAAGCGTGCCCGGCACGGTCGAAGTCACGATCAACCCCGAGGGCGAGGACGTCCTGTTTTGGACCGCGAAGCCGAACCGTCGATTGTCGAAGGTGTTTCCGGAGGCGCAATCATTTGCGTCCGACGATGAGCGGTCTACGTTTTTTTTCGATGGTGCGCCAGTTGTGAATGGAACATTCAGTCAATCGAGTTTGCTGCTCAATCGTACGCTTCGCAAGCAGGTACACGATGCACTGGCGGGCGCGGGCAGCGTTCTCGATCTATTCTGCGGCACGGGGAATTTCACGTTGGGGTTGGATGCGGAGGTGGTCGGCGTCGATCACAATCGCGCCAGCGTCGGCGCTGCGCAGGCGATCGGAACGCACGACTACCGGGTTGGAAGTACCGCTGACATTAACCGCGCCATAGGCGAGAAATCGTGGGACGCGATTGTGCTTGACCCGCCGCGGACCGGCGCGCGCGACATCGTGCAACGGCTGGCGGAATGCGGGGCCGGCAATATTGTCTACGTTTCGTGCGATCCCGCCACGCTCGCGCGCGACGCGAAGGCGCTCGTCACGAGCGGGTGGACGATGCAGCGCGCGGCGATCGTGGACATGTTCCCGCACACTGCGCACATCGAGACGGTGGGCGTTTTCGCCAGGGTGTAG
- a CDS encoding DinB family protein encodes MSRTKMEVYEKQYAEAFRQTARAAEKVNAEKRLRQAAPNKAHPLWLMGHLALEADTMLNSVLFGAPMTLPDAYGKLFAPHFMGGGPISPDASAYPAWDDVLAEYRRVSSHALERMAASNDTDLAGDIKGVAPRGFEKFIKSFEGLLSFMLQHDAYHRGQLALLAKL; translated from the coding sequence ATGAGCCGGACCAAAATGGAAGTCTACGAGAAGCAATACGCCGAGGCATTTCGCCAAACCGCGCGCGCCGCGGAAAAAGTGAACGCCGAAAAGCGCCTGCGCCAGGCCGCGCCGAACAAGGCGCACCCGCTGTGGCTGATGGGGCACCTCGCGCTTGAAGCGGACACCATGCTGAACTCGGTGCTGTTCGGTGCGCCAATGACCCTTCCCGATGCGTACGGCAAGTTGTTTGCCCCGCATTTCATGGGCGGCGGGCCAATCAGTCCGGACGCATCGGCCTACCCCGCGTGGGACGACGTGCTCGCAGAATACAGGCGCGTGTCGTCGCACGCGCTCGAACGCATGGCTGCGTCGAACGACACGGACCTCGCTGGCGACATCAAGGGCGTGGCGCCGCGCGGGTTCGAGAAGTTCATCAAGTCGTTCGAAGGGCTGTTGAGTTTCATGCTGCAACACGATGCGTATCACCGCGGACAGCTTGCGCTGCTCGCGAAGCTATAG
- a CDS encoding DinB family protein — MGRTKIEVFEKLYESTFSATTKAAANVPVEKRLTQTKDGKAHPLWLMGHLAFATDTILNGVLLGGDLTLPEQYRKVFAPGMIGGAPVTPDASAYPAWDDVVAQYERVAATTMEKLKSIKDEDLAGGMKGQTPPGFEEFFKSFEGVLSTMVTHDTYHRGQMNLLANA; from the coding sequence ATGGGCCGGACAAAGATTGAAGTCTTCGAAAAGCTGTACGAATCCACGTTCTCCGCCACGACAAAGGCGGCGGCTAACGTCCCGGTGGAAAAGCGATTGACGCAAACCAAAGACGGCAAGGCGCACCCGCTATGGTTGATGGGACATCTCGCGTTCGCCACGGACACCATCCTAAACGGAGTGCTGCTCGGCGGCGATCTGACGCTGCCGGAACAATACCGCAAAGTGTTCGCGCCGGGCATGATCGGGGGCGCGCCCGTTACGCCGGACGCATCAGCCTATCCTGCGTGGGACGACGTGGTCGCCCAGTACGAACGCGTCGCGGCGACAACGATGGAGAAATTGAAGAGCATCAAGGACGAAGACCTCGCGGGCGGAATGAAAGGCCAAACCCCGCCCGGATTTGAAGAATTCTTCAAGTCCTTCGAGGGTGTATTGAGTACGATGGTGACACACGATACCTACCATCGAGGACAAATGAATCTGCTCGCAAACGCTTGA